In one window of Paracoccus saliphilus DNA:
- a CDS encoding ferredoxin--NADP reductase translates to MTLDMPVTEAAQTTAKKTLPDAQTVTAVKHWNDHLFSFRVTRPASLRFRSGEFVMIGLLGDNGKPLLRAYSIASPNWDDELEFYSIKVQDGPLTSKLQHIKEGDEIILRPKPVGTLVLDALLPGKRLWFLATGTGIAPFASLMRDPETYERYEQVIMMHTCRTADELNYGRELVENLRHDPLLGELYGEDFANRLLYYPTTTREETPQMGRITDNLSSGKVMADLGLPPVSADADRAMICGSLAFNVDVKAVLEGFGMREGANSEPKEFVVEKAFVGEGI, encoded by the coding sequence ATGACTCTGGATATGCCCGTGACCGAGGCCGCTCAGACCACTGCCAAGAAGACCCTGCCCGATGCGCAGACCGTGACCGCGGTCAAGCACTGGAACGATCACCTGTTCTCGTTCCGGGTGACGCGGCCTGCCTCGCTGCGTTTCCGGTCGGGCGAATTCGTGATGATCGGGCTGCTTGGCGATAACGGCAAGCCGCTTCTGCGCGCCTATTCCATCGCCTCGCCCAACTGGGACGATGAGCTGGAATTCTATTCGATCAAGGTGCAGGACGGGCCGCTGACCTCGAAGCTGCAGCATATCAAGGAAGGCGACGAGATCATCCTGCGTCCCAAGCCGGTCGGTACGCTGGTGCTGGATGCGCTTCTGCCGGGCAAGCGGCTGTGGTTCCTGGCCACCGGCACCGGCATCGCGCCCTTCGCCAGCCTGATGCGCGACCCCGAGACCTATGAGCGTTACGAGCAGGTCATCATGATGCATACCTGCCGCACCGCCGACGAGTTGAACTACGGTCGCGAACTCGTCGAGAACCTGCGCCACGATCCCCTGTTGGGCGAGCTTTACGGCGAGGATTTCGCCAACCGGTTGCTCTATTATCCGACCACCACGCGTGAGGAAACGCCGCAGATGGGCCGGATCACCGATAACCTCAGCTCGGGCAAGGTGATGGCGGATCTGGGCCTGCCCCCGGTTTCGGCGGATGCCGACCGCGCGATGATCTGCGGCAGCCTGGCCTTCAACGTGGATGTGAAGGCGGTGCTGGAAGGTTTCGGTATGCGCGAGGGGGCGAATTCCGAGCCGAAGGAATTCGTCGTCGAGAAGGCGTTCGTCGGCGAGGGTATCTGA
- a CDS encoding phosphoadenylyl-sulfate reductase codes for MLDQSLDIRAERLNERYRHHAATEVLRRAVTDPDLGKVALVSSFGAESVVLLHMVSIVAPGLPVLFIDTQMLFPETLEYQREVSAKLGLTDVRVIRADEAQVSRLDPDGTLHQFNQDACCDLRKTVPLETALSGFDAWITGRKRFQGGQRTDLDFFEPEPPLRLRVNPLAHWRMEDVQTYMTENNLPRHPLVAKGYPSIGCAPCTSPVKPGEDPRAGRWRGSDKSECGIHFIGGRMVRGKVPA; via the coding sequence ATGCTTGATCAATCGCTCGATATTCGGGCCGAGCGGCTCAACGAGCGATACCGGCACCATGCGGCGACCGAGGTGCTGCGCCGTGCCGTCACCGATCCCGATCTGGGCAAGGTGGCACTGGTATCGTCATTCGGAGCCGAGTCGGTCGTATTGCTGCACATGGTCTCGATCGTGGCGCCGGGATTGCCGGTGCTGTTCATCGATACCCAGATGCTGTTCCCCGAGACGCTGGAATATCAGCGCGAGGTCTCGGCCAAGCTGGGGCTGACCGATGTGCGGGTGATCCGGGCGGACGAGGCGCAGGTTTCGCGCCTCGATCCCGACGGCACCCTGCATCAGTTCAACCAGGATGCCTGCTGCGACCTACGCAAGACCGTGCCGCTGGAAACGGCGCTCTCGGGCTTTGACGCATGGATCACCGGGCGCAAGCGCTTTCAGGGCGGGCAGCGCACCGATCTGGATTTCTTCGAGCCCGAGCCGCCCCTGCGCCTGCGCGTCAACCCGCTGGCCCATTGGCGGATGGAGGATGTGCAGACCTACATGACCGAGAATAACCTGCCGCGTCATCCGCTGGTCGCGAAAGGGTATCCTTCGATCGGCTGCGCGCCTTGCACCTCGCCCGTGAAACCAGGTGAAGATCCCCGTGCAGGGCGTTGGCGTGGCAGCGATAAATCCGAATGCGGCATTCACTTCATTGGCGGACGCATGGTCCGCGGAAAGGTTCCGGCATGA
- a CDS encoding AEC family transporter, producing MSALFTIILPVFLVVGFGYLVSWRGWFGESAVNGLMNFAQNFAVPTLLFASMARLDLGSEFRATLLIPFYVGAFASFTAGWAAAKYLFKRGPEDCVAIGFVCLFSNSLLLGIPITERAYGPDALHGNWAIIALHSPLLYTFGISVMEFTRARDSGLSLGRVAIRALSGVLRTALVIGILCGLAMNLLMQAGLVMPAGFWAAVEMISRAALPAALFGLGGILYRYRPEGDMTTIAMCCACGLILHPAITFGLGKAVGLDTAGMRSAVMTAAMAPGVNAYLFANIYGAARRVAASSVLMGTALSIFSVWMWLTILP from the coding sequence TTGAGCGCCCTGTTCACCATCATCCTGCCTGTCTTCCTGGTCGTGGGTTTCGGTTACCTGGTCAGCTGGCGGGGATGGTTCGGTGAAAGCGCAGTCAACGGTCTGATGAATTTCGCCCAGAATTTCGCGGTGCCGACCCTGCTTTTCGCCTCCATGGCCCGGCTCGACCTTGGCTCGGAATTCCGTGCCACCCTGCTGATCCCCTTCTATGTCGGCGCCTTCGCCAGTTTCACGGCCGGATGGGCGGCGGCGAAATACCTGTTCAAGCGCGGGCCCGAGGATTGCGTGGCAATCGGATTCGTCTGCCTGTTCTCGAACAGCCTGTTGCTGGGCATTCCGATCACCGAGCGCGCCTATGGCCCGGATGCGCTGCATGGCAACTGGGCGATCATCGCGCTGCATTCGCCATTGCTCTATACCTTCGGCATCAGCGTGATGGAATTCACCCGTGCCCGCGACAGCGGCCTCTCGCTTGGCCGAGTCGCGATACGGGCCCTGTCCGGGGTGCTACGCACGGCACTGGTGATCGGTATTCTCTGCGGTCTGGCCATGAACCTGCTCATGCAGGCCGGGCTGGTCATGCCGGCGGGTTTCTGGGCCGCGGTCGAGATGATCTCGCGCGCGGCGCTTCCCGCGGCGCTGTTCGGGCTTGGCGGCATCCTCTATCGCTACCGGCCCGAGGGCGACATGACGACAATCGCCATGTGCTGCGCCTGTGGGCTGATCCTGCATCCGGCGATCACCTTCGGCCTCGGCAAGGCGGTCGGGCTCGATACCGCGGGGATGCGTTCGGCGGTGATGACAGCGGCAATGGCGCCGGGGGTCAACGCCTATCTCTTCGCCAATATCTACGGCGCGGCCCGGCGCGTGGCCGCCTCATCCGTGCTGATGGGAACCGCGCTGTCGATTTTCAGCGTCTGGATGTGGTTGACCATTCTGCCCTGA
- a CDS encoding MBL fold metallo-hydrolase, protein MIRATILGCGSSGGVPRIGGRWGACDPKNPKNRRRRCSLLVEREGSEGVTQVLIDTGPDLVPQLLDAGVATLDAVIYSHPHADHIHGIDDLRQLVYNARRRMPVWADAPTTQALTERFDYIFEAPEGSHYPPIADLHRLDGPVTIDGPGGALSFHPFRVPHGGITALGFRIGGLVYLPDVSEIPESAWPLIEGAETFICDALRPEPHPSHAHLAQALDWIERSGCPRGVLTNMHIDMDYNEVMAQTPDHILPAHDGMVIEVSAKTPSLPPMMADLL, encoded by the coding sequence GTGATCCGTGCGACCATCCTTGGCTGCGGCTCTTCCGGCGGTGTGCCACGGATCGGCGGCCGGTGGGGCGCTTGCGATCCGAAAAATCCGAAAAACCGCCGCCGCCGCTGCTCGCTTCTGGTCGAGCGGGAGGGAAGCGAAGGCGTCACCCAGGTGCTGATCGATACCGGCCCTGACCTGGTGCCACAGCTTCTTGATGCGGGTGTCGCCACGCTGGACGCGGTGATCTATTCCCATCCCCATGCCGATCATATCCACGGCATCGACGATCTGAGGCAGCTCGTCTACAACGCGCGGCGCAGGATGCCGGTCTGGGCCGACGCGCCGACGACGCAAGCACTGACAGAGCGGTTTGACTATATTTTCGAGGCGCCCGAGGGCAGCCATTACCCCCCGATCGCCGATCTGCACCGGCTGGACGGCCCCGTGACCATCGACGGCCCCGGCGGTGCGCTGAGCTTTCATCCATTCCGAGTTCCGCATGGCGGGATTACCGCGCTCGGTTTCCGCATCGGCGGGCTGGTCTATCTGCCCGATGTCTCGGAAATCCCCGAAAGCGCCTGGCCGCTGATCGAGGGGGCGGAGACATTCATCTGCGACGCGCTGCGCCCAGAACCCCATCCCAGCCATGCCCATCTGGCGCAGGCGCTGGACTGGATCGAGCGTTCGGGATGCCCGCGCGGCGTGCTGACCAACATGCATATCGACATGGATTATAACGAGGTCATGGCCCAGACCCCCGACCATATCCTGCCCGCCCATGACGGGATGGTCATCGAGGTTTCGGCAAAAACTCCCAGCCTGCCCCCGATGATGGCAGACCTGCTTTGA
- a CDS encoding TatD family hydrolase, with translation MTQEAAFPPPIVDSHCHLDFPDFDGEHDALLARATEAGVTRMVTICTRLRLEPQVRALAEAHEGVFYAAGTHPMSVANEPMATVEELVALADHPKFVGIGETGLDYHYTAESAGAQQESLRLHIEAARRTRLPLIIHARDADEDMARILTEEYRAGAYSCVMHCFSSGAELARAALELDFYLSMSGIAAFPRSSELREIFAAAPVDRILVETDSPYLAPPPHRGKRNEPAYVAKTAAVGAEVFDMDYPEFARRTSENFDRLFWKASGGTA, from the coding sequence ATGACCCAAGAAGCGGCCTTCCCTCCGCCGATTGTCGACAGCCACTGCCATCTGGACTTTCCCGATTTCGACGGAGAGCATGACGCATTGCTTGCCCGCGCGACCGAGGCCGGAGTCACGCGTATGGTCACGATCTGCACCCGGCTGCGGCTGGAACCGCAGGTCCGCGCGCTGGCAGAGGCGCATGAGGGCGTGTTCTACGCCGCCGGAACCCATCCGATGAGCGTGGCGAATGAGCCCATGGCAACGGTGGAGGAACTGGTCGCACTGGCCGATCACCCGAAATTCGTCGGCATCGGGGAAACCGGGCTCGATTATCACTACACCGCCGAAAGCGCGGGCGCGCAGCAGGAAAGCCTGCGCCTGCATATCGAGGCCGCCCGTCGCACCCGGCTGCCTCTGATCATCCATGCCCGCGATGCCGATGAGGACATGGCCCGCATCCTGACCGAGGAATATCGCGCCGGGGCCTATTCCTGCGTCATGCATTGCTTCAGCTCGGGCGCGGAACTGGCGCGGGCCGCGCTTGAACTGGATTTCTACCTGTCGATGTCCGGCATCGCCGCATTCCCCCGCTCGTCTGAGCTGCGCGAGATTTTCGCCGCCGCCCCGGTGGATCGCATCCTGGTCGAGACCGACAGCCCCTATCTTGCGCCGCCGCCCCATCGCGGCAAGCGCAACGAACCGGCCTATGTGGCGAAAACCGCCGCAGTCGGTGCCGAGGTTTTCGACATGGATTACCCTGAATTTGCCCGCCGGACCTCGGAGAATTTCGACCGCCTGTTCTGGAAGGCAAGCGGGGGAACGGCGTGA
- a CDS encoding mannitol dehydrogenase family protein, whose product MATALSQSTLNDLAASVSRPGYDRAALRPGILHVGVGNFHRAHMAWYLDRLFEQGEGHDWALIGAGVRPGDAAMRERLQAQDWLTTLVELDPKGLNARIIGSMVDFVEVAPEPVIAAMSDPAIRIVSLTITEGGYYVDAQTGGFDASHPDMAHDAANPEAPQSVFGMILAALRRREAAGIPPFTVMSCDNLPENGHVCARTVTGLAQLIDPAFGNWVTENVAFPNSMVDCITPATSDRERSLVRDRFGVNDAAPVVCEPFRQWVLEDNFPQGRPPLEKAGAEFVVDVSRHELMKLRILNGGHAAIAYPAALLGHHFVHEAMADPQIEAWLRALETREIIPTLTPIDGVDYGDYLELIVNRFANPEIGDTVARLCLDGSNRQPKFVLPTIGDALSDGRAIEGLAQEVAFWCRYCERRDEAGNEIAPNDDSHETLRERALAARENPLAFLENRTVFGPLTDDSRFQEAFSRKLTLLHQGGTRAAIDSYLAG is encoded by the coding sequence ATGGCTACCGCCCTGTCGCAATCCACCCTGAACGATCTGGCGGCCAGCGTCAGCCGCCCCGGCTATGATCGCGCCGCGCTGCGGCCCGGTATCCTGCATGTCGGCGTCGGCAATTTCCATCGCGCGCATATGGCATGGTATCTCGACCGGCTTTTCGAACAGGGTGAGGGCCATGACTGGGCGCTGATCGGCGCGGGTGTGCGTCCCGGCGATGCCGCCATGCGCGAGAGGCTGCAGGCGCAGGATTGGCTGACCACGCTGGTCGAGCTGGACCCGAAGGGGTTGAACGCCCGAATTATCGGCTCGATGGTGGATTTCGTCGAGGTCGCGCCGGAACCCGTGATCGCCGCCATGTCAGATCCGGCGATCCGCATCGTCTCGCTGACGATCACCGAGGGCGGCTATTACGTCGATGCGCAGACCGGCGGGTTCGATGCCAGCCATCCCGACATGGCCCATGACGCCGCCAATCCCGAGGCCCCGCAAAGCGTGTTCGGCATGATCCTTGCCGCCCTTCGCCGCCGCGAGGCCGCGGGCATCCCGCCCTTCACCGTCATGTCCTGCGACAACCTGCCCGAAAACGGCCATGTCTGCGCCCGCACCGTGACCGGGCTTGCGCAACTGATCGACCCGGCATTCGGGAATTGGGTGACTGAGAACGTGGCCTTCCCGAACTCCATGGTCGATTGCATCACTCCCGCCACCTCGGATCGCGAGCGGTCGCTGGTTCGCGACCGCTTCGGCGTCAATGATGCCGCCCCGGTGGTCTGCGAGCCCTTCCGGCAATGGGTGCTGGAGGACAATTTCCCGCAAGGTCGCCCGCCGCTGGAAAAGGCCGGGGCGGAATTCGTCGTCGATGTCAGCCGCCACGAGCTGATGAAACTGCGCATTCTCAATGGCGGCCACGCGGCCATCGCCTATCCCGCCGCGCTTCTGGGACACCATTTCGTCCACGAGGCGATGGCCGACCCACAGATCGAGGCGTGGCTGCGGGCGCTGGAAACCCGCGAGATCATCCCGACGCTTACCCCCATCGACGGCGTGGATTACGGCGATTACCTGGAGTTGATCGTGAACCGTTTCGCCAATCCCGAGATCGGTGACACCGTCGCCCGCCTCTGCTTGGACGGCTCGAACCGGCAGCCGAAATTCGTCCTGCCCACCATCGGCGATGCCCTGAGCGACGGCCGCGCCATCGAGGGTCTCGCGCAGGAGGTCGCCTTCTGGTGCCGCTATTGCGAGCGCCGCGACGAGGCGGGAAATGAAATCGCGCCGAATGACGACAGTCATGAAACCTTGCGCGAACGTGCACTTGCCGCGCGCGAAAACCCCCTGGCTTTTCTGGAAAACCGCACGGTCTTCGGTCCGCTGACTGACGACAGCCGCTTTCAGGAAGCCTTCTCGCGCAAACTGACTTTGCTTCATCAAGGCGGCACCCGCGCCGCCATCGACAGCTATCTCGCCGGGTAA
- a CDS encoding DNA polymerase III subunit delta', whose protein sequence is MSRDPQDIPEPDRVPGAPHPRMTPHVIGQDPAIRDFVEAAQGGRLHHAWLLTGPRGVGKATLAWAIARWLISGAGSDDLSVPEDDPAARRIRALSEPGLQLIRRPWDDKAGRLRAEITVDEIRRLLSFFHLSSSEGGRRVAIIDAADEMNTATANALLKVLEEPPSNGLILMIAHQPARLLPTIRSRCRTLRLNPLTPELMTQALSGLGVEDDTEALAALSEGSVGEALRLAGQDGLARYRQIVDLFATLPRLDRMAAAKLAEGAAGRANADGDPFDLTTTLLDRFLTRTARAGLMGAPLPQAAQGEGALMARLSPDDLAARAWADAQARLSARARAGRAVNLDPAALVMDMLTELAHLPPAQSAPPATS, encoded by the coding sequence ATGAGCCGCGATCCGCAGGATATTCCCGAACCCGACCGGGTTCCCGGCGCGCCGCATCCGCGCATGACCCCGCATGTGATCGGTCAGGACCCCGCCATCCGCGATTTTGTCGAGGCTGCACAGGGCGGGCGCCTGCATCATGCCTGGCTGCTGACCGGGCCTCGCGGTGTCGGCAAGGCCACGCTCGCGTGGGCCATTGCCCGCTGGCTAATCTCGGGCGCGGGCAGCGACGATCTCTCGGTGCCCGAGGACGACCCCGCCGCGCGCCGCATCAGGGCCCTTTCGGAACCCGGCCTGCAGCTGATCCGCCGCCCCTGGGACGACAAGGCAGGCCGGTTGCGCGCCGAGATAACGGTGGACGAGATCCGGCGGCTCTTGTCCTTCTTTCACCTCTCCTCATCAGAGGGTGGGCGCCGTGTCGCCATCATCGATGCCGCCGATGAGATGAACACCGCCACCGCCAATGCCCTGCTGAAAGTGCTGGAGGAACCGCCCAGCAACGGGCTGATCCTGATGATCGCCCATCAGCCCGCGCGACTTCTGCCGACCATCCGTTCGCGTTGCCGGACGCTGCGGCTGAACCCGCTGACGCCCGAGCTGATGACGCAGGCGCTCTCGGGACTAGGCGTCGAAGACGATACCGAAGCATTGGCGGCCCTGTCCGAAGGCTCGGTGGGCGAGGCCCTGCGGCTCGCCGGACAGGACGGGCTTGCCCGCTATCGCCAGATCGTCGATCTGTTCGCCACGCTGCCCCGGCTGGACCGGATGGCCGCGGCGAAACTGGCCGAGGGCGCGGCGGGCCGGGCCAATGCCGATGGCGATCCGTTCGACCTGACCACCACCCTGCTGGACCGTTTCCTGACCCGCACTGCCCGCGCCGGGCTGATGGGCGCGCCATTGCCGCAGGCTGCACAGGGCGAAGGTGCCCTCATGGCGCGGCTGTCGCCCGACGATCTGGCGGCGCGGGCATGGGCCGACGCGCAGGCGCGGCTTTCGGCCCGCGCGCGCGCCGGCCGGGCGGTCAACCTTGACCCTGCCGCTCTGGTGATGGATATGCTGACGGAACTGGCGCATCTGCCGCCCGCTCAATCCGCCCCGCCTGCCACGAGTTGA
- a CDS encoding D-alanyl-D-alanine carboxypeptidase family protein: MRAFLLRLIALLTLAAPAQAFDTNAETAWVYDVATGTVLMEKNADRPIPPASMSKLMTTYMLFEALHEGRVEMDTRLPVSTKARQMGGSTMFLNEQDRPTVEELIKGIIVLSGNDACVVVAEGLAGTEEAFARQMTEQGKELGLTNSVFTNASGWPQPRHRMTAHDLGILAMHLIRDFPELYKNFALTEFPFDNRAPANRFNRNPLLKLGIGADGLKTGHTQEAGYGLVGSAVQDGRRVIFVITGLQTDTARAEEAERIVNWAFRQFTMETLVPGGETVVRVPVWLGTASYVELTTKDGVNVLIPAGAQDQVKVEAVYNSPIPAPIAKGDQLGQLVVTVPGSKDAVTPLLAVQDVPEAGFMGRMKGAVMRLGSKAIDAVGG; this comes from the coding sequence ATGCGCGCTTTTCTGCTGAGGCTTATCGCCCTGCTGACCCTGGCCGCACCGGCGCAGGCATTCGATACGAATGCCGAAACAGCATGGGTCTACGACGTGGCGACCGGCACCGTGCTGATGGAAAAGAATGCCGACCGGCCGATCCCGCCCGCCTCCATGTCCAAGCTGATGACGACTTACATGCTGTTCGAGGCATTGCATGAAGGGCGGGTGGAGATGGATACACGCCTGCCCGTCTCGACCAAGGCCCGGCAGATGGGCGGCTCGACCATGTTCCTGAACGAGCAGGACCGCCCCACCGTGGAAGAGCTGATCAAGGGCATCATCGTGCTGTCGGGCAATGACGCCTGTGTCGTCGTGGCCGAGGGGCTGGCCGGCACCGAAGAGGCTTTCGCCCGGCAGATGACGGAGCAAGGCAAGGAGCTGGGACTGACCAATTCGGTCTTTACCAATGCCTCGGGCTGGCCCCAGCCACGCCATCGGATGACCGCCCATGACCTGGGGATTCTCGCGATGCACCTGATCCGCGACTTTCCCGAGCTTTACAAGAATTTTGCCCTGACCGAATTTCCCTTTGACAATCGCGCCCCCGCAAATCGCTTCAACCGCAACCCGCTGCTGAAACTGGGGATCGGCGCGGACGGGCTGAAGACGGGCCACACGCAAGAGGCCGGTTACGGGCTGGTCGGTTCGGCCGTGCAGGATGGCCGCCGGGTGATCTTTGTCATTACCGGATTGCAAACCGACACCGCCCGCGCCGAAGAGGCCGAGCGGATCGTGAACTGGGCCTTTCGCCAATTCACCATGGAAACGCTGGTTCCGGGTGGTGAAACCGTGGTCAGGGTTCCGGTCTGGCTGGGCACCGCGTCGTATGTCGAGCTGACCACGAAGGACGGTGTCAATGTGCTGATCCCCGCAGGTGCGCAGGATCAGGTCAAGGTCGAGGCGGTTTACAACTCGCCCATCCCTGCCCCCATCGCCAAGGGCGACCAATTGGGGCAACTGGTGGTGACGGTGCCCGGCTCCAAGGATGCCGTCACGCCGCTTCTTGCCGTGCAGGACGTTCCCGAAGCGGGATTCATGGGCCGGATGAAGGGCGCCGTGATGCGGCTTGGCAGCAAGGCCATCGACGCCGTGGGCGGCTGA
- a CDS encoding DUF934 domain-containing protein: protein MSEQIIVRDDGFHPLSDAAEITLAPDTAPEELVDHLHLALIAIDFPATGDGRGFSLARRLRSLGYEGRLRATGKLIADQYAMARRVGFDEVEIAPELAERQPQEQWLARADWRDWDHRAQLAG, encoded by the coding sequence ATGAGCGAACAGATCATCGTCCGCGACGACGGCTTCCACCCGCTGAGCGATGCGGCAGAGATCACGCTGGCGCCCGATACCGCCCCGGAGGAACTGGTCGATCACTTGCATCTTGCGCTGATCGCCATAGATTTCCCGGCAACGGGTGACGGGCGCGGCTTTTCCCTGGCCCGCCGCTTGCGCTCGCTCGGCTACGAGGGTCGCCTGCGGGCCACCGGAAAACTGATCGCGGATCAATACGCCATGGCCCGCCGCGTCGGCTTCGACGAGGTCGAAATCGCACCGGAACTCGCCGAACGCCAACCGCAGGAACAATGGCTGGCGCGGGCCGACTGGCGCGATTGGGATCATCGCGCACAGCTTGCCGGCTGA
- a CDS encoding nitrite/sulfite reductase — protein MFDARPVDTDYVRHRAAQFRAQVARRLDGSLTEEEFRPLRLMNGVYLQLHAYMLRIAVPYGTISPDQMRMLAHLAENYDKGYGHWTTRQNIQFNWPKLVDIPDMLDHLASVGLHAIQTSGNTIRNTTTDAFAGAAQDEIADPRPYAELIRSWSTDHAEFQFLPRKFKIAISGGARDRALVAAHDIGLRLVQRDGQTGFEVWVGGGLGRTPMLGQVIRDFLPEGDLLPYLESIIATYNLSGRRDNKYKARIKITVSERGLDVFKAEVEDEFSRRRHDFRGADQEALAGFRDRFAPPAFRNAPFDGFEAERKANPAFRSWADTNLHSHRIEGYTSVIVTFKAPGATPGDASAEQMRLLADLAERYGHADLRISHDQNVVLPHVHKSDLPALYLALREAGLATANAGLTSDIIACPGMDYCTLATARSIPIAQEIAEHFRAEGLEEEIGKLNIRISGCINACGHHHLGHIGILGLDRAGVENYQITLGGDGYDIPAIGQRAGAGFPAEEVVPAIDRLLRAYLELREDAGEPFIDAYRRLGPAPFKAALYPETADA, from the coding sequence ATGTTTGACGCCCGCCCCGTCGATACCGACTATGTTCGCCACCGTGCGGCCCAGTTCCGCGCCCAGGTTGCTCGTCGCCTGGATGGTAGCCTGACGGAAGAGGAATTCCGCCCGCTGCGCCTGATGAATGGCGTCTATCTGCAATTGCATGCCTATATGCTGCGGATCGCAGTCCCCTATGGCACGATCAGCCCCGACCAGATGCGGATGCTCGCCCATCTGGCCGAAAATTACGACAAGGGCTACGGCCACTGGACCACCCGCCAGAACATCCAGTTCAACTGGCCCAAGCTGGTGGATATTCCGGATATGCTGGATCACCTGGCCTCGGTCGGGCTGCATGCGATCCAGACCTCGGGCAACACGATCCGCAATACCACCACCGACGCATTCGCCGGGGCGGCGCAGGACGAGATCGCCGATCCGCGCCCCTATGCCGAACTGATCCGCAGTTGGTCCACCGACCATGCCGAGTTCCAGTTCCTGCCGCGCAAGTTCAAGATCGCCATCTCTGGCGGTGCGCGCGACCGTGCGCTGGTGGCTGCTCATGATATCGGGCTGCGGCTGGTGCAGCGTGACGGTCAGACCGGTTTCGAGGTCTGGGTGGGCGGTGGTCTTGGCCGCACGCCGATGCTGGGCCAGGTGATCCGCGACTTCCTGCCGGAAGGCGATCTGCTGCCCTATCTGGAATCGATCATCGCGACCTATAACCTCAGTGGCCGCCGCGACAACAAGTACAAGGCACGGATCAAGATCACCGTGTCCGAGCGCGGGCTGGATGTCTTCAAGGCCGAGGTCGAGGATGAATTTTCCCGCCGCCGCCATGATTTCCGCGGCGCCGATCAAGAGGCGCTGGCCGGGTTCCGTGACCGTTTCGCGCCGCCCGCGTTCCGCAATGCGCCGTTTGACGGGTTCGAGGCCGAGCGCAAGGCTAATCCCGCTTTCCGTAGCTGGGCCGATACCAACCTGCACAGCCACCGGATCGAGGGCTATACGAGCGTCATCGTGACCTTCAAGGCTCCCGGGGCGACGCCGGGCGATGCCTCGGCGGAACAGATGCGGCTGCTCGCCGATCTGGCCGAACGTTACGGCCATGCCGATCTACGGATCAGCCACGATCAGAACGTGGTGCTGCCGCATGTCCATAAATCCGACCTGCCGGCGCTTTACCTGGCGCTGCGCGAGGCCGGGCTGGCCACGGCCAATGCCGGGCTGACCAGCGATATCATCGCTTGCCCCGGCATGGATTACTGCACACTGGCCACCGCCCGCTCGATCCCCATCGCGCAGGAGATCGCCGAGCATTTCCGCGCCGAGGGGCTGGAAGAAGAGATCGGCAAGCTGAATATCCGCATCTCGGGCTGCATCAATGCCTGCGGGCATCACCATCTGGGCCATATCGGTATCCTCGGGCTGGACCGGGCAGGGGTCGAGAACTACCAGATCACCCTTGGCGGCGACGGCTACGACATTCCGGCCATCGGCCAGCGCGCCGGTGCGGGTTTTCCCGCCGAAGAGGTGGTTCCGGCCATCGACCGGCTGCTGCGCGCCTATCTGGAACTGCGCGAGGACGCCGGTGAACCCTTCATCGACGCCTATCGCCGCCTTGGTCCCGCGCCCTTCAAGGCCGCCCTGTATCCGGAGACGGCTGATGCTTGA
- the tmk gene encoding dTMP kinase, with the protein MFLSFEGIDGCGKSTQARLLAETLRSEGRDTVLTREPGGSEGAEEIRRLLVEGAGERWSAETECLLFTAARRDHLERTIRPALAAGKTVITDRFADSTRVYQGAARGELRAMVDRLHDLMIAVEPDRTFVIDIDPATALARGNARGGKEDRFESLGLGFQQNLAAGFRALAQEYPDRVRLIDGSGSVEDVAARVRAAA; encoded by the coding sequence ATGTTTCTCAGTTTCGAGGGGATCGACGGCTGCGGCAAGTCCACCCAGGCACGGCTTCTCGCCGAGACCCTGCGGAGCGAAGGGCGTGACACCGTGCTGACCCGTGAACCCGGTGGCAGCGAAGGGGCCGAGGAAATCCGCCGGCTGCTGGTCGAAGGCGCAGGCGAACGCTGGTCGGCAGAGACCGAATGCCTGCTGTTCACCGCTGCCCGCCGCGATCACCTGGAACGGACGATCCGACCGGCACTGGCTGCGGGCAAGACCGTCATCACCGACCGTTTCGCCGATTCCACCCGCGTCTACCAAGGTGCTGCGCGGGGCGAGTTGCGCGCCATGGTGGACCGGCTGCACGATTTGATGATCGCGGTGGAACCCGACCGGACATTCGTGATCGATATCGACCCGGCCACGGCGCTGGCCCGCGGCAATGCCCGCGGCGGCAAGGAAGATCGCTTCGAAAGCCTCGGGCTGGGGTTTCAGCAAAACCTGGCGGCGGGGTTCCGTGCCCTGGCGCAGGAATATCCTGATCGCGTCCGGCTGATCGATGGCAGTGGCAGCGTCGAAGATGTCGCCGCCCGTGTCCGGGCCGCGGCATGA